One stretch of Gloeomargarita sp. SKYB120 DNA includes these proteins:
- a CDS encoding YggT family protein, which translates to MSSTLVLLVQGVISFINIYFVLLILRVLLSWFPTINWYNQPWMTLSQLTDPYLNIFRAILPPLGGIDFSPILAFLVLQVIVVALSSVVASGVVGF; encoded by the coding sequence ATGTCCAGCACGCTGGTTTTGCTGGTGCAAGGCGTGATTAGTTTTATCAATATCTACTTTGTGTTGTTGATTTTGCGGGTGTTGCTGAGTTGGTTTCCCACCATCAATTGGTACAACCAGCCCTGGATGACGCTCAGCCAGTTGACCGACCCCTATCTGAATATCTTTCGCGCTATTCTGCCGCCTTTGGGGGGAATTGATTTTTCGCCGATTCTGGCTTTTTTAGTGCTGCAAGTGATTGTGGTTGCCTTGAGTTCTGTGGTAGCCAGCGGTGTCGTCGGGTTCTAA
- a CDS encoding DUF2237 domain-containing protein, producing the protein MPHALNVLGKPLEVCCRSPLTGFYRTGYCETGPDDLGVHTVCAQVTQAFLEFTLKQGNDLITPNPLYNFPGLKPGDRWCLCASRWEEARRAGVAPPIILAATHQKTLEIIPLEILQEYSLSSPLSG; encoded by the coding sequence ATGCCGCACGCGCTGAATGTATTGGGGAAGCCGCTAGAAGTTTGCTGTCGCTCGCCCCTGACAGGCTTCTATCGCACGGGTTACTGTGAAACGGGGCCAGATGATCTAGGTGTGCATACGGTTTGTGCTCAAGTCACCCAGGCGTTTTTGGAATTTACGCTCAAGCAGGGCAACGACTTGATAACTCCGAACCCCCTGTACAACTTTCCTGGCCTGAAACCGGGTGACCGCTGGTGCCTGTGCGCCAGTCGCTGGGAAGAAGCCCGTCGCGCGGGTGTGGCTCCCCCGATTATCCTGGCGGCGACCCATCAAAAAACCCTGGAGATCATCCCGCTGGAAATCCTGCAGGAGTACAGCCTTAGCTCGCCTCTGTCCGGGTGA
- a CDS encoding CrcB family protein, with product MAGHPFHPLTSPVWLPLWIALGAIPGALSCHYLLTWCSRRWGDTFPWGTVVVNLSGSVLLGSCAAALRSEPPWVAALVAMGFISSYTTFSTYVLEMSLLYRRKHYGRLLVYGLGSSLAGFLGVELGLALSGGFSHR from the coding sequence ATGGCTGGGCACCCGTTTCACCCGTTAACCAGTCCGGTGTGGCTGCCCCTGTGGATTGCGCTCGGTGCCATCCCTGGCGCCCTCAGTTGCCACTACCTGCTGACCTGGTGCAGCCGACGCTGGGGGGACACGTTTCCCTGGGGAACAGTCGTTGTCAATCTGTCTGGTTCGGTGTTGCTGGGCTCCTGCGCTGCCGCCTTGAGGTCGGAGCCGCCCTGGGTCGCCGCGTTAGTGGCAATGGGGTTTATTTCGTCCTACACCACGTTCTCCACCTATGTGCTGGAGATGTCCCTGCTTTATCGCAGGAAGCACTACGGTCGCCTGCTGGTCTATGGGCTGGGCAGTTCTCTCGCAGGCTTTTTAGGGGTGGAACTGGGGCTGGCCTTGAGCGGCGGTTTCTCCCACCGCTAG
- a CDS encoding peptide ligase PGM1-related protein yields the protein MDRFKELQTYLRRHWQALDAAANILVVPSLSLDQQEMRKIPGSHHYEERLLFSLIRLRNPRARMVYVTSQPLHPSIIDYYLELLPGMPASHARERLLLLSTYDASNRPLTEKILERPRLIDRLRQALPPGRSFMVCFNSTPRERELSIALDIPLWGLDPDLLYWGTKAGSREIFAESGVPHPDGTKLVFRPEDLAEQAAALWARQPQARRLVVKLNEGFSGEGNALLTLPQPLGETHAQRVRQIQEALPRMRFQCETETWENYAQRITELGAIAEVFIEGENKRSPSVQGQITPAGTVEILSTHDQILGGPDGQIYLGCRFPADPAYQAQLQTWGLKIGQALAAKGALERYGVDFVACKRPDGTWDLQAIEINLRKGGTTHPFMTLKFLTNGTFDPASGLFLTPRQQPKYYIATDNLQRPHYRGLLPSDLMDIIVHNSLHFDSTTETGVVFHLMGCLSEFGKLGLTCIGDSPAAAQHLFDQVVQILDEETTATPASDCHGPRSGRDAPPVLLS from the coding sequence ATGGATCGTTTTAAGGAACTGCAAACCTACCTGCGGCGGCATTGGCAAGCGTTGGATGCAGCGGCCAATATCTTGGTGGTGCCCTCCTTGAGCCTAGACCAGCAGGAAATGCGCAAGATTCCCGGCAGCCACCACTATGAGGAACGTCTCCTGTTTTCCCTGATCCGCCTGCGCAATCCCCGCGCCCGCATGGTCTATGTCACGTCGCAGCCGCTGCACCCGAGCATTATTGATTACTACTTGGAACTGTTGCCTGGGATGCCTGCGTCCCACGCCCGCGAGCGCTTGCTGTTGCTTTCGACCTACGACGCTTCCAACCGTCCTCTGACCGAAAAAATCCTGGAGCGCCCGCGTCTAATCGACCGGTTGCGGCAAGCGCTTCCCCCCGGTCGCTCGTTCATGGTGTGTTTCAATTCCACGCCCCGCGAGCGAGAGCTGTCCATTGCACTGGACATTCCCCTGTGGGGTCTTGACCCGGACTTGCTCTATTGGGGGACCAAGGCGGGGAGTCGGGAAATTTTTGCCGAAAGCGGGGTGCCCCACCCGGACGGCACCAAGCTAGTATTTCGCCCGGAGGACCTGGCGGAACAGGCAGCCGCCTTATGGGCGCGTCAACCTCAGGCCCGGCGCCTGGTGGTCAAGCTCAACGAGGGCTTTTCTGGTGAGGGCAATGCGCTGCTGACCCTGCCGCAACCGCTCGGTGAAACCCACGCGCAACGGGTCCGCCAAATCCAGGAGGCTTTGCCCCGGATGCGCTTCCAGTGCGAGACGGAAACCTGGGAAAACTATGCCCAGCGGATTACCGAGCTGGGGGCCATCGCCGAAGTCTTCATCGAGGGGGAAAACAAACGCTCCCCCAGCGTCCAAGGACAAATCACCCCGGCGGGTACCGTAGAAATCCTTTCCACCCATGACCAGATCCTGGGCGGTCCCGACGGCCAAATTTATTTAGGATGCCGGTTTCCCGCCGACCCCGCCTACCAGGCCCAACTGCAAACCTGGGGGCTAAAAATTGGGCAAGCCCTAGCGGCCAAGGGCGCCCTTGAACGCTACGGGGTGGATTTTGTAGCCTGCAAGCGACCCGACGGCACCTGGGATTTACAAGCCATCGAGATCAACCTGCGCAAGGGCGGCACCACGCACCCATTTATGACCTTGAAATTTCTCACCAACGGCACATTCGACCCCGCCAGCGGCCTGTTTCTCACACCACGCCAGCAACCCAAGTACTACATCGCCACCGACAACCTGCAACGTCCCCACTACCGGGGGTTACTCCCCAGCGACCTAATGGACATCATCGTCCACAACAGTCTGCACTTCGATTCCACCACCGAAACCGGCGTGGTGTTTCACCTGATGGGCTGCCTGTCCGAGTTTGGCAAGCTGGGGTTGACCTGCATTGGCGATTCCCCCGCTGCCGCTCAGCACCTGTTCGACCAGGTGGTGCAAATCCTGGACGAGGAGACTACCGCCACCCCAGCGTCAGACTGTCATGGGCCAAGAAGTGGTCGAGATGCGCCGCCCGTTCTTCTGTCTTGA
- a CDS encoding YcjF family protein — protein MSWWWGLLRRYPLLIFGIAGAGCWTLGHSLEAGLVVGVGGLLWLWLRQRPIPRVIPTPPATSRPSRADVESYLAQLQQELADLEQEVGTAQLDLQQAWQGLRQALEVPLSVAWAGALTAPPPIDTAIPVTDPHPAWVLYGVQDQLSASQLDALTRYQQQDQPVQVVWLNAPWQPPSLRHQVEAQLRQIGYTAPLLTITLQPAVVLVRRLHPDGTWEESWEIPSPVLEELVRWVDQRRQEPHWQYRAVLRRGQALQAQVAQRRQAHRAQRARQIIQRYRLWAALTAGVSPLPLLDLWGTGALNAQMLVDLAQVYRRPLTFAQAKDLVLALGTVLVQMGLVEWVTQAVGAWLKSQVVTYGFGSAVQALSAAYITQVAGETFVEALQTPARELTPGLWQSLRTRVGQAIDLDPLWQQLLSRWRSSSVSGKAPVFG, from the coding sequence ATGTCCTGGTGGTGGGGACTTTTACGGCGTTATCCCTTACTGATTTTCGGCATCGCCGGCGCCGGTTGCTGGACCCTGGGGCACAGCCTGGAGGCGGGACTGGTGGTGGGCGTCGGCGGTCTGCTCTGGCTCTGGCTCCGACAGCGGCCAATCCCTAGGGTAATACCCACGCCGCCAGCGACCTCCCGACCGAGCCGTGCCGATGTCGAAAGCTATCTTGCCCAACTCCAGCAGGAACTTGCCGACCTAGAGCAGGAAGTGGGGACGGCGCAACTGGATTTACAGCAGGCTTGGCAAGGGTTGCGCCAGGCTTTAGAGGTCCCCTTGTCGGTAGCCTGGGCTGGAGCGTTGACAGCACCTCCCCCCATAGACACGGCCATTCCCGTGACCGACCCGCATCCGGCCTGGGTGCTTTATGGAGTGCAAGACCAGCTATCAGCCAGCCAGCTTGACGCCTTGACCCGCTACCAGCAACAGGACCAACCGGTGCAGGTCGTCTGGTTGAACGCTCCCTGGCAACCGCCCAGCCTGCGCCACCAGGTGGAAGCTCAACTCCGGCAAATCGGGTACACCGCTCCGCTGCTGACCATCACCCTCCAACCGGCAGTGGTGCTCGTGCGGCGGTTACACCCCGACGGCACATGGGAGGAGTCCTGGGAAATCCCATCACCGGTTCTAGAGGAATTGGTGCGGTGGGTAGACCAGCGACGGCAAGAACCCCACTGGCAATACCGGGCGGTGCTCCGGCGGGGCCAGGCGTTGCAGGCGCAAGTGGCCCAGCGACGACAAGCCCACCGGGCGCAGCGGGCGCGCCAGATCATCCAGCGATACCGGCTGTGGGCCGCCCTGACAGCGGGGGTGAGTCCCTTGCCCCTGTTGGACCTTTGGGGGACTGGGGCCCTCAACGCCCAGATGCTGGTGGATTTGGCCCAGGTGTACCGCCGGCCCTTGACCTTCGCCCAGGCCAAAGACCTGGTTCTTGCTCTGGGAACGGTGCTCGTCCAAATGGGACTGGTTGAGTGGGTCACCCAAGCCGTTGGCGCCTGGTTGAAATCCCAGGTGGTGACCTACGGGTTCGGGAGCGCCGTGCAGGCCCTCAGCGCCGCCTACATCACCCAGGTCGCCGGGGAAACCTTTGTGGAGGCCCTGCAAACACCAGCGCGGGAACTCACCCCAGGGCTGTGGCAGTCTTTGCGGACACGGGTGGGGCAAGCGATAGACCTAGACCCTCTCTGGCAACAGCTCCTTTCCCGTTGGCGCTCCAGTTCAGTCAGCGGCAAAGCGCCGGTCTTTGGTTAA
- a CDS encoding N-acetylmuramoyl-L-alanine amidase, translating into MIRGQAAWLAGAIGCCVVAAPAQANTLMNWRYDQVAQRLEFSTAQPTQPQVQVLAEPPRLVVDLPGTVLGRPPERRDIVPLAGRESPVRQVRLGQLDPQTARLVLEFYPEYALTADAVQVQAVGRNRWVVSLSRLVARPASDEALTTVLEGVQVTDGGLTLRLQGPTPTTRVQRSPDRREIWVDIGAALAPQLSTETLNLAALGVLRFQAQQVQSQPPLTRLTLQVDEHSADWLVMPRGQGLVLVPQKPRYGPEAVTISSVQRLRPVLPSLMPVIDSVEWDRTNNQVLLRANRPFRYSQRWEREPGLNYASLRMVLESVRLSPRAEQALSSIPGLEVVIETGPGHQVTLIWRPSQQMRLIGIQELAPQVLAVQLLPGEANTPPMSALARWLSRRATPAMPRPTPPRIAVPRPTSGRPVVVLDPGHGGPDPGAIGIGGLREKDLVLDISQQVARLLERQGVQVVMTRTADVDLGLEPRVALARQVNATLFVSIHANAISLSRPDVNGIETYYFHPASYALAVELHRAMLQASGLADRGVRQARFYVIRNTPPTMPSVLLEVGFVTGAVDARFLASPEGRRAMAQGIAQGLLRYLRVLR; encoded by the coding sequence ATGATTCGAGGGCAAGCAGCGTGGCTAGCAGGAGCAATTGGCTGCTGTGTGGTAGCGGCGCCCGCCCAGGCCAATACCTTGATGAACTGGCGCTATGACCAGGTCGCGCAGCGTTTGGAATTCAGCACGGCCCAACCCACGCAACCCCAGGTGCAGGTTTTAGCGGAACCACCCCGTCTTGTGGTGGATTTGCCGGGAACGGTGTTGGGGCGTCCGCCTGAGCGTCGTGACATTGTGCCGCTGGCGGGCCGGGAATCTCCTGTGCGTCAAGTGCGCCTCGGCCAGTTGGACCCCCAGACGGCGCGATTAGTCCTGGAATTCTACCCCGAGTACGCCCTGACGGCTGACGCGGTGCAGGTGCAGGCGGTGGGTCGCAACCGCTGGGTGGTGAGCTTATCGCGTCTGGTTGCCCGTCCTGCGAGCGACGAGGCGCTCACGACGGTGCTGGAGGGTGTCCAGGTGACTGACGGCGGGTTGACCCTACGGCTGCAAGGCCCAACGCCTACTACGCGCGTCCAGCGCTCCCCCGACCGGCGAGAAATCTGGGTGGATATTGGCGCTGCCTTGGCGCCCCAGTTGTCCACCGAGACCTTGAACTTGGCCGCTCTTGGTGTTCTGCGGTTCCAGGCCCAGCAGGTGCAAAGCCAGCCGCCCTTGACCCGCCTAACGCTCCAGGTAGATGAACACAGCGCCGATTGGCTGGTCATGCCTCGGGGCCAGGGGCTGGTGTTGGTGCCCCAGAAACCCCGCTATGGCCCGGAAGCGGTGACGATTTCTTCGGTGCAGCGCCTGCGTCCGGTGCTTCCCTCCTTGATGCCCGTAATAGACAGCGTGGAGTGGGACCGGACAAATAACCAGGTATTACTGCGGGCCAACCGACCCTTTCGCTACAGCCAACGGTGGGAGCGGGAGCCGGGGCTGAACTATGCTTCGCTGCGGATGGTCCTAGAGTCGGTACGGTTATCCCCCCGCGCGGAACAAGCCTTAAGCAGTATCCCCGGTCTGGAGGTGGTCATCGAAACTGGACCGGGCCACCAGGTGACCTTGATTTGGCGGCCTTCCCAGCAGATGCGGTTGATTGGGATTCAGGAACTGGCGCCCCAGGTGCTGGCGGTGCAACTCCTACCTGGGGAAGCCAACACACCACCCATGTCGGCATTAGCCCGCTGGTTGAGTCGGCGGGCAACACCTGCTATGCCTCGACCGACTCCTCCTCGGATTGCTGTGCCCCGTCCCACCTCTGGGCGACCGGTGGTGGTACTCGACCCTGGTCATGGCGGGCCTGATCCAGGAGCGATTGGCATTGGCGGCTTGCGGGAAAAAGACTTGGTCTTGGATATCTCTCAGCAGGTGGCCAGGCTGTTGGAGCGGCAGGGCGTCCAAGTGGTGATGACCCGGACAGCAGACGTGGATTTGGGGTTAGAGCCGCGGGTAGCTTTGGCGCGCCAGGTGAATGCCACCCTCTTTGTCAGTATTCATGCCAACGCCATCAGCCTGAGTCGTCCTGATGTGAACGGCATTGAAACCTACTACTTTCATCCGGCTAGTTATGCCCTGGCGGTGGAGCTGCATCGCGCGATGCTCCAGGCCAGCGGATTGGCTGACCGAGGTGTACGCCAGGCGCGGTTTTATGTGATTCGCAACACGCCCCCGACCATGCCCTCGGTGCTGCTGGAGGTGGGGTTTGTCACCGGTGCGGTTGATGCGCGATTTTTGGCCTCACCCGAGGGACGGCGGGCCATGGCCCAGGGCATCGCCCAAGGTCTCCTGCGCTACCTGCGGGTGCTGCGATGA
- a CDS encoding CrcB family protein, translating to MGLWVTHWQAVVAIGLGAVMGALSRCGVDWLADQLGWSLAVGTFLVNGTGCGAMGWAAKLCEQPHWAVYPERRLLLITGFLGSYTTFASYELDSARLWAAHRWGADFFYWAGSSLLGWAFLELGLWLGTRFTR from the coding sequence ATGGGGCTGTGGGTGACTCATTGGCAGGCGGTAGTGGCAATTGGGTTAGGCGCGGTAATGGGAGCTTTGAGTCGTTGCGGGGTGGACTGGCTAGCGGACCAGTTGGGGTGGAGTCTGGCGGTCGGGACGTTTCTGGTGAATGGGACGGGTTGCGGGGCAATGGGTTGGGCGGCAAAACTGTGCGAACAACCCCACTGGGCGGTGTATCCCGAACGGCGACTGTTGCTGATAACGGGCTTTCTCGGGTCTTACACAACGTTTGCCAGCTATGAACTAGACAGCGCCCGGTTGTGGGCCGCTCACCGCTGGGGAGCTGACTTTTTCTACTGGGCCGGTAGTAGCCTGCTCGGTTGGGCGTTTTTGGAACTGGGACTATGGCTGGGCACCCGTTTCACCCGTTAA
- a CDS encoding DUF3611 family protein: MSSGSKRLQAAYTLKRASWVGFWVQVVLGVVALLILLFALLQRRVRLQSGLGLFLGLLGIATLALGTWSKYQSVQMARRLADAEWEERPRKNEVFNRLCMEMGISLMGMLATLLGTFVVVGSLFAKALLVPQGTIALATQPVDAMDILVVQGLLNTIAAHFGALLTSLWPLWQITRTEAS, encoded by the coding sequence GTGTCGTCGGGTTCTAAGCGGTTGCAGGCGGCCTACACCCTGAAACGGGCCAGTTGGGTCGGGTTTTGGGTGCAGGTGGTGCTGGGGGTCGTGGCACTGCTGATTCTGCTGTTTGCCCTGCTGCAGCGGCGGGTCAGGTTGCAGAGTGGACTGGGACTGTTTTTGGGATTGCTGGGGATTGCAACCCTAGCGTTGGGCACTTGGTCAAAGTACCAGAGTGTACAGATGGCGCGTCGCTTGGCCGATGCAGAGTGGGAAGAACGCCCCCGCAAGAACGAGGTTTTCAACCGGCTGTGTATGGAAATGGGCATCTCCCTAATGGGAATGCTGGCAACGCTGCTAGGCACGTTTGTCGTGGTGGGGAGTTTGTTTGCTAAGGCATTGCTCGTCCCCCAGGGAACCATTGCCCTGGCGACTCAACCGGTGGATGCGATGGATATTTTGGTGGTGCAGGGGTTGCTCAATACAATTGCCGCACACTTTGGGGCCTTGTTGACCAGCCTGTGGCCCCTGTGGCAAATCACCCGGACAGAGGCGAGCTAA
- the sigC gene encoding RNA polymerase sigma factor SigC, producing the protein MSREQWEGPDAVDTRDHQDLVRLYLQEIGRVELLGRDEEVAEAQRVQRYMRLLALARAVAQGKMPASAEQQALLRQYLDLVQLRDQLTAQCGHRPTPQQWAQAAGLPATTLKQRLSQARAVWAELAGLSVETLTRIEQEGLRAKRHMIEANLRLVVSVAKKYQNRGLELLDLVQEGTLGLERAVDKFDPAKGYRFSTYAYWWIRQGITRAIATQSRTIRLPVHVIEKLNKLKKVQRQVAQAQGHTPSLKDLAQAMAMTPEQVRELLACIPRAVSLETRVGRDQDTELGELLEAETPSPEEQLIGEALHQDLQELLSDLTLRERDVIRMRYGLQDGHVYSLAEIGRALNLSRERVRQIESKAMQKLRQPKRRNRMRAYLDSLN; encoded by the coding sequence ATGAGCCGGGAACAGTGGGAAGGGCCAGACGCGGTGGACACCCGTGACCACCAGGATTTAGTGCGCCTGTATCTCCAGGAAATTGGGCGGGTGGAACTGCTGGGACGCGATGAGGAGGTGGCCGAAGCCCAGCGGGTGCAACGCTACATGCGCTTGCTGGCGTTGGCCCGAGCGGTCGCCCAAGGAAAAATGCCGGCTTCAGCGGAACAACAGGCGCTTTTACGCCAGTACTTGGACTTGGTGCAACTGCGGGACCAATTGACGGCCCAGTGCGGTCACCGGCCAACACCCCAGCAGTGGGCGCAAGCGGCGGGTTTACCGGCGACCACCCTCAAGCAACGGCTCAGCCAAGCCCGCGCGGTGTGGGCGGAACTGGCGGGCCTGTCGGTGGAAACCCTAACCCGCATCGAGCAGGAGGGCCTGCGCGCCAAGCGCCACATGATTGAGGCCAACCTGCGCCTGGTGGTCTCGGTGGCCAAAAAGTACCAGAACCGGGGACTGGAATTGCTGGATTTGGTGCAGGAGGGCACGCTGGGGCTGGAGCGCGCTGTGGACAAGTTTGACCCCGCCAAGGGCTATCGCTTCAGCACCTACGCCTACTGGTGGATTCGCCAGGGCATCACCCGCGCCATTGCCACCCAATCCCGCACGATTCGCCTGCCAGTGCATGTGATTGAGAAATTGAACAAGCTGAAAAAAGTGCAACGCCAGGTAGCGCAAGCCCAGGGCCATACCCCTAGCCTGAAGGACCTGGCCCAGGCCATGGCCATGACCCCCGAACAGGTGCGGGAATTGCTGGCCTGCATCCCGCGGGCAGTCTCACTGGAAACCCGCGTCGGGCGCGACCAGGATACGGAACTAGGGGAACTCCTGGAGGCCGAGACCCCGTCGCCGGAAGAACAACTCATTGGCGAAGCCCTGCATCAGGACTTGCAGGAACTCTTGAGCGACTTGACCCTGCGGGAACGGGATGTGATCCGGATGCGTTACGGGTTGCAAGACGGGCACGTGTACTCCCTGGCGGAAATTGGCCGCGCGTTGAATCTCTCCCGCGAGCGGGTGCGACAGATCGAGTCCAAGGCCATGCAAAAGCTGCGGCAACCCAAGCGGCGCAACCGGATGCGAGCCTACCTAGATTCCTTAAACTAA
- a CDS encoding DUF393 domain-containing protein, protein MAPPWKIKLLYDGDCPLCLREVEFLRRRDRGRGLVAFVDIAAPDYDPQAHGGIDFATAMSRIHAILPDGTVLRDMAVFRQVYEVLGLGWVYRWTGWPLVKPLVDRLYAWWAKHRLALTGRPDLDTLIGQRCSNGRCERP, encoded by the coding sequence ATGGCGCCCCCTTGGAAAATCAAGTTGCTTTACGACGGCGACTGTCCCCTGTGTTTGCGGGAAGTGGAGTTTTTACGACGCCGAGATAGAGGCCGGGGGCTGGTCGCGTTTGTGGACATTGCCGCCCCTGATTACGACCCCCAAGCCCACGGTGGTATTGACTTTGCCACGGCGATGAGCCGGATTCATGCCATTTTGCCTGATGGTACGGTGCTGCGGGATATGGCGGTATTTCGCCAGGTTTACGAAGTGCTGGGGCTGGGGTGGGTCTATCGCTGGACAGGCTGGCCCCTAGTCAAACCGCTGGTGGACCGGCTTTATGCCTGGTGGGCTAAACACCGCCTGGCCCTGACTGGCCGACCAGACCTAGACACCCTGATTGGGCAACGCTGCAGCAACGGTCGCTGTGAACGACCCTAG
- the lgt gene encoding prolipoprotein diacylglyceryl transferase, with protein sequence MVLRSPGPNLWEFGPFAIRWYGALIAVAVLLGLNLSQFLAKRRGLNPEWISDLALTLVIGSLLGARLYYVIFQWSYYAQNPWEILAIWHGGLAIHGAILAGLLITYIYARRQKISLWQLTDVLVPSLALGQMLGRWGNFFNSEAFGSPTDLPWKLYIPYEKRPPELRQFEYFHPTFLYESLWNLLVGSLLLYLFFRYPRLRPGTLTLVYMAGYSFGRLFIEGLRTDSLMLGPWRVAQLVSVVGIGVGLAGLLWLYVGRRALPDVVPSPSQYNRG encoded by the coding sequence ATGGTTCTCCGTTCCCCTGGCCCGAATCTCTGGGAATTTGGCCCGTTTGCCATTCGCTGGTATGGAGCGCTGATTGCAGTTGCCGTTTTGCTGGGGCTGAATCTCTCCCAGTTCCTGGCGAAACGTCGCGGACTCAACCCTGAATGGATTAGCGATTTAGCTTTGACACTGGTGATAGGTTCTCTGCTAGGCGCGCGGTTGTACTACGTTATCTTTCAGTGGTCCTATTATGCCCAAAATCCCTGGGAAATCCTGGCAATTTGGCATGGAGGACTGGCGATTCACGGAGCGATTTTAGCTGGTTTGTTGATCACGTATATCTACGCGCGGCGACAAAAGATTTCTCTGTGGCAGTTAACCGATGTATTAGTGCCATCGCTGGCGCTGGGGCAAATGCTTGGGCGCTGGGGTAATTTCTTCAATTCCGAAGCGTTTGGGAGTCCCACCGATTTGCCCTGGAAACTGTATATTCCTTATGAGAAACGCCCGCCGGAATTGCGCCAGTTTGAGTACTTTCATCCCACGTTTCTCTACGAATCGCTCTGGAATCTGCTGGTAGGAAGTCTGCTGCTCTATTTGTTTTTCCGGTATCCCCGCCTGCGTCCGGGCACGTTGACGTTGGTGTACATGGCGGGTTATAGCTTCGGGCGTTTGTTCATCGAAGGGTTGCGCACAGACAGCCTGATGCTGGGACCATGGCGGGTGGCCCAACTTGTGAGCGTGGTGGGGATAGGAGTGGGACTGGCAGGTTTACTGTGGTTGTACGTGGGGCGGCGGGCTTTACCCGATGTCGTTCCCTCCCCATCCCAGTACAATAGGGGTTAA
- the murI gene encoding glutamate racemase, translated as MTAIGIYDSGLGGLTVLRALQQQLPQEPVVYFGDTARVPYGTRSAAELLTFGREILTWLGRQGVKMVLVACNTSSALVLEQLQREFPWPILGLILPGARAAVARGRRIGVLATPATVASGAYPRAIREACPQAGVWQVPCPALVPLIEQGYSHTPEMRQVLQRYLAPLLSVQVDTVVYGCTHYPLLDDLMAELLPPHVQRIDPAVALVRAAARELDALGLRHHGPTGGVRFGVSGDPVHFQHLAQRWLGTIPDVERVTLPVCLAVGETAAQGQPQFHP; from the coding sequence ATGACCGCCATCGGCATCTACGACAGTGGGCTGGGGGGGTTGACCGTCCTGCGCGCATTGCAACAGCAGTTACCCCAGGAGCCGGTAGTGTATTTCGGGGATACGGCGCGGGTGCCCTACGGCACCCGTTCAGCGGCGGAATTGCTCACTTTTGGCCGAGAGATTCTCACTTGGCTGGGGCGGCAGGGGGTGAAGATGGTGCTGGTGGCTTGCAATACCAGTTCTGCCTTGGTGCTGGAGCAATTGCAGCGGGAGTTTCCCTGGCCGATTTTGGGTTTGATCCTACCGGGGGCGCGGGCGGCAGTAGCCAGGGGACGGCGGATTGGGGTATTGGCAACGCCAGCAACGGTAGCCAGCGGCGCCTACCCACGAGCGATTCGGGAAGCCTGTCCCCAGGCGGGCGTGTGGCAAGTGCCTTGTCCAGCGCTAGTGCCCTTGATTGAGCAGGGCTACAGTCATACGCCAGAGATGCGCCAGGTGCTCCAGCGATACCTAGCCCCCTTGTTGAGCGTGCAAGTGGATACGGTGGTCTATGGCTGCACCCACTACCCCCTGCTCGACGACCTGATGGCCGAACTACTCCCGCCGCACGTGCAGCGCATTGACCCGGCAGTTGCCCTGGTGCGGGCCGCAGCTCGGGAATTGGACGCTTTGGGGCTGCGGCATCACGGGCCAACCGGTGGCGTGCGCTTTGGCGTCAGCGGCGATCCCGTTCATTTTCAGCACTTAGCCCAGCGCTGGTTAGGAACCATCCCCGATGTGGAAAGGGTCACGCTGCCAGTCTGCCTAGCGGTGGGAGAAACCGCCGCTCAAGGCCAGCCCCAGTTCCACCCCTAA
- a CDS encoding ferritin-like domain-containing protein produces the protein MTATLVRTFGEIGPNAIGLDVQVTTPICEGMNRLLASFQALYLQYQKHHFVVEGSEFYMLHQYFQNSYEEVAEHTHALGERLNNLGGIPVASFSRLAELCVFTPEPDGMFTCRQMITHDLQAEQAIATLLRQQAAQAESLGDRATRYLYEQILLKTEERAAHLDHFLAHDSLTLGWR, from the coding sequence ATGACGGCGACACTAGTGCGGACGTTTGGGGAGATTGGGCCGAACGCAATTGGGTTAGATGTGCAGGTGACGACGCCCATCTGCGAAGGGATGAACCGGCTGCTGGCCAGTTTCCAAGCGTTGTATTTGCAGTATCAAAAGCATCATTTCGTGGTGGAAGGTTCTGAGTTCTATATGCTCCACCAGTACTTCCAAAACAGCTACGAGGAAGTGGCGGAGCATACCCACGCCTTGGGCGAGCGGTTGAACAATCTCGGGGGTATCCCAGTTGCCAGTTTCAGCCGCTTGGCGGAGTTGTGCGTGTTTACGCCGGAACCGGATGGGATGTTCACCTGCCGGCAAATGATTACCCACGACCTGCAGGCGGAGCAGGCGATTGCGACGCTACTGCGGCAACAGGCGGCCCAGGCGGAAAGTCTGGGAGACCGAGCGACCCGCTATCTCTACGAACAAATCCTGCTCAAGACAGAAGAACGGGCGGCGCATCTCGACCACTTCTTGGCCCATGACAGTCTGACGCTGGGGTGGCGGTAG